A single genomic interval of Fusarium verticillioides 7600 chromosome 8, whole genome shotgun sequence harbors:
- a CDS encoding cell division cycle 20-like protein 1, cofactor-APC complex has translation MAIGLLTPCLDCRICSSSCRFIPTRSGQDLQASFSLLHEDGSPATPSKQKKRTPHGELHFQKTEEANRTFSHLLRAELFETSVPQAATPTLTPTQTLPASSHIPTNDGTRAHTPPTNATAPSLPSSLTPSTPHKNLFSYMSPRHHNQVAGHPTPSKTPQSRHGPNLDTRSEIYSLSPVRFGSQQMLLSPRRQPRAVSKVPYKVLDAPELADDFYLNLVDWGSANILGVGLGSSVYMWNAQTSKVNKLCTLDDDTVTSVSWIQKGTHLAIGTGKGLVQIWDAEKARRLRTMTGHTARVGSLAWNTHILTSGSRDRLIYHRDVRAPDQWLRKLVGHKQEVCGLKWNCEDGQLASGGNDNKLMVWDKLSETPLWKFSDHTAAVKAISWSPHQRGLLASGGGTADRRIIFHDTVKGSVINEIDTGSQVCNIAWSKNSNEIVSTHGYSQNQIVVWKYPSMTQVASLTGHTYRVLYLAMSPDGRTIVTGAGDETLRFWSTFGRRPGTREDGDNGGRLADLAIIR, from the exons ATGGCGATCGGTTTGTTGACCCCTTGCCTTGACTGCCGCATATGCTCATCATCCTGCAGATTCATTCCGACCCGCTCTGGCCAGGACCTGCAAGCAAGCTTTAGTCTATTGCATGAGGATGGATCTCCTGCCACACCAtcgaaacaaaagaaacGTACACCGCATGGCGAGCTCCATTTTCAGAAGA CGGAGGAAGCAAACCGGACCTTTTCCCACCTGCTACGTGCTGAGCTCTTCGAGACCTCTGTACCGCAAGCAGCTACCCCAACTCTCACCCCAACCCAAACCCTTCCTGCAAGCTCTCATATTCCCACGAATGATGGCACGCGGGCTCACACTCCTCCCACAAATGCGACAGCTCCATCACTGCCATCGTCATTAACACCTTCTACTCCTCACAAAAATCTCTTCTCGTACATGTCACCTCGACATCACAATCAGGTCGCGGGGCACCCTACTCCCTCAAAGACACCGCAAAGCCGGCATGGTCCCAACCTTGATACTCGGAGTGAGATTTACAGCTTGTCGCCAGTGCGGTTTGGAAGTCAACAAATGCTACTGAGCCCCAGACGTCAACCCAGAGCTGTCAGTAAGGTTCCTTACAAGGTTCTCGATGCTCCCGAACTAGCCGATGACTTTTACCTTAACTTAGTCGACTGGGGAAGCGCCAACATTCTCGGAGTTGGCCTGGGCTCTAGTGTGTACATGTGGAATGCGCAAACTAGCAAAGTCAACAAGCTCTGCACACTTGATGATGACACTGTCACAAGCGTTTCGTGGATTCAAAAAGGTACACACCTTGCTATAGGAACGGGCAAAGGCCTTGTACAAATCTGGGACGCAGAAAAGGCTCGTAGGCTACGAACAATGACCGGACACACAGCAAGAGTAGGTTCTCTCGCTTGGAACACGCACATTCTCACATCTGGATCCCGCGATCGGTTGATCTATCATCGGGATGTGCGGGCCCCGGATCAGTGGCTGAGGAAACTGGTCGGCCATAAACAAGAAGTCTGTGGACTCAAATGGAATTGCGAAGACGGCCAACTAGCAAGTGGTGGCAATgacaacaagctcatggtCTGGGATAAGCTCTCGGAGACACCGCTTTGGAAGTTTTCAGATCACACCGCAGCCGTCAAAGCAATATCGTGGTCGCCCCATCAGCGTGGCCTGCTGGCTTCTGGAGGTGGCACTGCCGACCGTCGCATAATTTTCCACGACACGGTCAAGGGCTCAGTTATCAACGAGATCGATACAGGCAGCCAGGTTTGCAATATTGCTTGGTCGAAAAACTCGAATGAAATCGTATCCACGCATGGATACAGCCAAAATCAGATTGTTGTCTGGAAGTATCCTTCCATGACCCAGGTGGCCAGCCTCACAGGCCACACCTATCGTGTACTTTACTTGGCTATGAGCCCAGATGGCCGAACAATCGTGACTGGCGCTGGAGATGAGACCCTGAGATTCTGGTCCACCTTCGGCCGCAGACCTGGGACCCGAGAAGACGGAGATAATGGAGGTCGGCTTGCCGACTTGGCCATTATTCGCTGA
- a CDS encoding structural maintenance-chromosome 1, whose amino-acid sequence MGKLIRLELFNFKSYKGHHVLLFGDSYFTSIIGPNGSGKSNSMDAISFVLGIKSSHLRSAHLKDLVYRGRVLKTAKINDDGSAQTNGHANGDADGNDKASRGDPKTAWVMAVYEDDAGEEQKWKRSITNQGASEYRINDRVVTAQQYNESLESENILIKARNFLVFQGDVEAIASQSPQDLTRLIEQISGSLEYKAEYEKTQLEAEQAAENQNFQLHRRRGINSEIKQYREQKKEADNFQNKTDERDAAIVAHSLWKLYHFQKAMEDSFAAIQDHQENLKELRRNVESFEKRLEAARKEQAAAHRQVARLDKEIKAKERNIEDKENSLVPIEEKINESTQAVETLQAAIAKATRERDEQAEVVRQVQKDIDSVEKARQVFENDYKEQMKKQGREISDEDRREYNRLRTQLMSRTGSNQAKLENLDRQRKADEVTVNNLKGKVDSIAASIEKIEAELLSIEERKSAAQATSKDLSQEIEAKKKEFNKLQSERVRTNQKRTELEEKLEDVARKLREADDGRRQNDREARMKEMVTSLKRMFPGVRGRVGDLCKPKQKKYDEAVIVALGRDFDAVVVDSEKIGVECVQYLKEQRFQPMTFIPLDNIKVNAVNTAVKGFSGARLTIDTIDFDSSVERAMSYACGSSVVCDTLDIAKHICYEKKIPVKAVTLEGYIIHKAGLMTGGRGPESKSKRRFEEADVQNLQRMATKLKDEIDRLPKADRRGSQEETLQIDLSGLERRLAAIKDELAAFNKNHASKKRELDNQKRQLRELEPKYQEQASQLESTTATCEEFRTAIARVEDEVFADFCRRLGYSDIRSYRDSQGKLEQEVSEKRNEFEVQKQKLSSRLQWEQQRHAAATARIDRNQAHVRKLRNDIKSYAREKEAIENAMREEQEELEALREALDENKSELTEKSQKVSEAKLEVQKRSKDIEAYLKDINSLETVVQKNSASKAALLRRCRLEQIRIPLAEGTLENLPNDDRLLNQDPDAMDIDDEDDDEEMMGMALDDHGITIDFSGLDDELKASDDPNVEESLSEKITNLTSELEKLNPNMRAMERLESVESRLRVTDQEYEDSKTAAHEAKEVFNRVKQKRYDLFNKAFSHIQEQISHVYKDLTRSEAYPLGGQAYLDIEEDTDMPYLSGIKYHAMPPLKRFRDMEHLSGGEKTMAALALLFAIHSYQPSPFFVLDEVDAALDNANVDKIKKYIKDHRGPGMQFIVISLKAGLFQDSDSLVGVYRDQEVNSSRTLTLDLRQYV is encoded by the exons ATGGGCAAACTTATCCGTCTGGAGTTGTTTA ACTTCAAATCGTACAAAGGGCATcatgttcttctcttcggaGACTCATACTTCACCTCTATCATTGGACCCAATGGATCTGGCAAGTCTAACTC CATGGACGCCATATCTTTCGTCCTGGGCATCAAGTCCTCACATCTACGCTCCGCCCACCTCAAAGACCTCGTTTACCGCGGACGAGTCCTGAAAACGGCCAAGATCAATGATGACGGTTCTGCGCAGACCAATGGCCACGCAAACGGTGACGCTGATGGTAACGATAAAGCCTCCCGTGGCGACCCCAAAACGGCATGGGTCATGGCTGTGTACGAAGACGATGCTGGTGAGGAGCAGAAATGGAAGCGCTCCATCACGAACCAAGGAGCCAGCGAGTACCGAATCAACGATCGCGTTGTCACAGCCCAGCAATACAACGAGTctcttgagagtgagaacATTCTTATCAAGGCACGAAACTTTCTCGTCTTCcaaggagatgttgaggcCATTGCTTCGCAATCCCCTCAGGATCTCACGCGCCTGATCGAACAAATTTCGGGAAGTCTTGAGTATAAGGCAGAATATGAGAAGACACAGCTCGAGGCTGAACAGGCTGCCGAGAACCAGAACTTCCAGCTTCATAGACGACGTGGCATCAACTCGGAAATTAAGCAATACAGGGAACAGAAAAAGGAAGCAGACAACTTCCAGAACAAGACTGATGAGCGCGATGCGGCAATAGTTGCACATAGTTTGTGGAAACTATACCATTTCCAGAAAGCCATGGAGGATTCGTTTGCCGCTATCCAGGATCATCAGGAAAATCTCAAAGAACTGCGCCGCAATGTGGAATCGTTTGAAAAGAGGCTTGAAGCGGCCAGGAAGGAACAGGCTGCCGCTCACAGGCAAGTTGCCCGTTTAGAcaaagagatcaaggccaaagaaagaaatatcgAGGATAAAGAGAACAGTCTTGTTCCcatcgaggagaagatcaatgaATCTACGCAGGCAGTTGAAACACTTCAGGCTGCAATCGCCAAGGCCACCAGGGAACGTGACGAGCAGGCCGAGGTTGTTCGCCAGGTCCAGAAGGATATTGACAGCGTAGAGAAGGCCCGTCAAGTTTTCGAAAACGATTACAAAGAACAAATGAAGAAACAGGGCCGCGAGATCAGCGATGAGGATCGCCGAGAGTACAACAGACTGCGCACTCAGCTCATGTCCAGGACCGGTTCTAAtcaggccaagcttgagaaccttgaccGGCAGCGCAAAGCAGATGAAGTAACCGTCAATAATCTGAAAGGCAAAGTCGATAGCATTGCGGCAAGCATCGAAAAGATTGAGGCAGAGCTATTGAGCATCGAGGAACGCAAATCTGCAGCGCAGGCGACCTCTAAAGACCTTTCGCAGGAGATTGAAGCTAAAAAGAAGGAGTTCAATAAACTCCAATCAGAACGCGTCAGGACCAATCAGAAGCGAactgagcttgaggagaagctcgaggatgTCGCTAGAAAGCTTagagaagctgatgatggtcGGCGCCAGAACGACAGGGAAGCTaggatgaaagagatggtAACCTCTTTGAAGCGCATGTTTCCAGGTGTCCGTGGTCGAGTCGGTGACCTATGCAAACCCAAGCAGAAAAAGtatgatgaagctgtcatTGTGGCACTTGGGAGAGACTTCGATGCTGTCGTCGTCGACTCCGAGAAAATCGGCGTGGAATGTGTTCAATACCTCAAGGAACAAAGATTTCAGCCCATGACATTCATCCCTCTGGACAATATCAAGGTCAACGCAGTCAACACAGCCGTCAAGGGGTTTTCTGGCGCTCGGCTGACGATTGATACCATCGACTTTGATTCTTCCGTTGAGCGTGCCATGTCGTATGCATGTGGAAGCTCTGTTGTGTGTGACACTCTTGATATTGCCAAGCACATTTGTTACGAAAAAAAGATTCCCGTCAAAGCTGTGACATTGGAAGGTTACATCATCCATAAAGCAGGCCTGATGACAGGTGGTCGTGGACCCGAGTCGAAGAGTAAGAGACGTTTCGAAGAGGCAGATGTTCAGAATCTCCAGCGAATGGCCACCAAGCTtaaggatgagattgaccGACTACCCAAGGCTGACCGCCGGggctcccaagaagaaaCCCTTCAAATTGACTTGTCCGGGCTCGAAAGGCGGTTGGCAGCCATCAAAGACGAACTGGCAGCCTTCAACAAGAACCATGCTAGCAAGAAGCGCGAACTGGACAATCAAAAGAGGCAACTTCGAGAGCTCGAGCCCAAATACCAAGAACAGGCATCCCAGCTTGAAAGCACCACTGCCACGTGCGAAGAATTTCGGACTGCCATCGCacgagttgaagatgaagtgTTTGCAGATTTTTGTAGACGACTCGGTTATAGCGATATTCGAAGCTACCGTGACTCGCAAGGCAAGCTGGAGCAGGAGGTCTCTGAAAAGCGCAATGAATTCGAAGTCCAAAAGCAAAAACTGTCGAGTCGACTCCAGTGGGAGCAGCAACGTCACGCAGCTGCTACTGCGCGAATTGATCGCAATCAAGCCCATGTCCGAAAGCTCAGAAACGATATCAAGTCTTATGCAAGAGAGaaggaagccattgagaaTGCGATGCGTGAGGAGCAGGAAGAGTTGGAAGCTCTTCGCGAGGCACTAGACGAGAATAAGTCAGAGCTCACCGAAAAGAGCCAGAAGGTGTCAGAGGCTAAGCTCGAAGTTCAAAAGCGGTCAAAGGACATCGAAGCTTATCTGAAAGACATCAATTCCCTTGAAACCGTGGTTCAGAAGAACAGCGCTAGCAAAGCGGCATTACTTCGACGATGCCGACTAGAGCAGATCCGCATCCCGCTTGCGGAGGGCACATTGGAGAATCTACCCAATGACGACCGTCTGCTTAACCAGGACCCAGATGCCATGGACAtagacgatgaggacgatgatgaggagatgatgggCATGGCACTTGATGATCACGGCATTACCATTGACTTTAGTGGACTTGACGACGAACTTAAAGCT TCGGATGACCCGAACGTTGAAGAAAGTCTATCAGAGAAGATTACGAATCTGACGTCGGAGCTCGAGAAGTTGAACCCCAACATGCGAGCAATGGAAAGGTTGGAAAGCGTTGAGTCCCGGCTGAGAGTCACAGATCAGGAGTATGAAGATTCAAAAACAGCGGCACACGAAGCCAAAGAGGTCTTCAACCGGGTCAAGCAAAAAAGATATGACCTCTTTAACAAGGCCTTCAGTCATATCCAGGAGCAAATATCACATGTATACAAGGATCTCACCCGGTCAGAAGCATACCCTCTTGGTGGTCAAGCCTATTTGGACATCGAGGAAGACACGGACATGCCCTATCTGTCCGGTATTAAATATCATGCCATGCCGCCTCTGAAGCGTTTCAGAGATATGGAGCACTTGTCTGGAGGCGAAAAGACAATGGCAGCACTGGCACTCTTGTTTGCTATTCACAGCTACCAGCCTAGCCccttctttgttcttgacgaAGTGGACGCCGCTCTAGACAACGCCAACgtggacaagatcaagaagtaCATCAAGGACCACCGTGGTCCAGGTATGCAATTCATTGTGATCAGTCTCAAGGCAGGTCTATTCCAAGACAGCGATAGCCTGGTGGGTGTTTACCGAGACCAGGAGGTCAATAGTTCAAGAACCCTTACTCTAGAT CTGCGGCAATATGTGTAG
- a CDS encoding cell division cycle 20-like protein 1, cofactor-APC complex, giving the protein MSPRHHNQVAGHPTPSKTPQSRHGPNLDTRSEIYSLSPVRFGSQQMLLSPRRQPRAVSKVPYKVLDAPELADDFYLNLVDWGSANILGVGLGSSVYMWNAQTSKVNKLCTLDDDTVTSVSWIQKGTHLAIGTGKGLVQIWDAEKARRLRTMTGHTARVGSLAWNTHILTSGSRDRLIYHRDVRAPDQWLRKLVGHKQEVCGLKWNCEDGQLASGGNDNKLMVWDKLSETPLWKFSDHTAAVKAISWSPHQRGLLASGGGTADRRIIFHDTVKGSVINEIDTGSQVCNIAWSKNSNEIVSTHGYSQNQIVVWKYPSMTQVASLTGHTYRVLYLAMSPDGRTIVTGAGDETLRFWSTFGRRPGTREDGDNGGRLADLAIIR; this is encoded by the coding sequence ATGTCACCTCGACATCACAATCAGGTCGCGGGGCACCCTACTCCCTCAAAGACACCGCAAAGCCGGCATGGTCCCAACCTTGATACTCGGAGTGAGATTTACAGCTTGTCGCCAGTGCGGTTTGGAAGTCAACAAATGCTACTGAGCCCCAGACGTCAACCCAGAGCTGTCAGTAAGGTTCCTTACAAGGTTCTCGATGCTCCCGAACTAGCCGATGACTTTTACCTTAACTTAGTCGACTGGGGAAGCGCCAACATTCTCGGAGTTGGCCTGGGCTCTAGTGTGTACATGTGGAATGCGCAAACTAGCAAAGTCAACAAGCTCTGCACACTTGATGATGACACTGTCACAAGCGTTTCGTGGATTCAAAAAGGTACACACCTTGCTATAGGAACGGGCAAAGGCCTTGTACAAATCTGGGACGCAGAAAAGGCTCGTAGGCTACGAACAATGACCGGACACACAGCAAGAGTAGGTTCTCTCGCTTGGAACACGCACATTCTCACATCTGGATCCCGCGATCGGTTGATCTATCATCGGGATGTGCGGGCCCCGGATCAGTGGCTGAGGAAACTGGTCGGCCATAAACAAGAAGTCTGTGGACTCAAATGGAATTGCGAAGACGGCCAACTAGCAAGTGGTGGCAATgacaacaagctcatggtCTGGGATAAGCTCTCGGAGACACCGCTTTGGAAGTTTTCAGATCACACCGCAGCCGTCAAAGCAATATCGTGGTCGCCCCATCAGCGTGGCCTGCTGGCTTCTGGAGGTGGCACTGCCGACCGTCGCATAATTTTCCACGACACGGTCAAGGGCTCAGTTATCAACGAGATCGATACAGGCAGCCAGGTTTGCAATATTGCTTGGTCGAAAAACTCGAATGAAATCGTATCCACGCATGGATACAGCCAAAATCAGATTGTTGTCTGGAAGTATCCTTCCATGACCCAGGTGGCCAGCCTCACAGGCCACACCTATCGTGTACTTTACTTGGCTATGAGCCCAGATGGCCGAACAATCGTGACTGGCGCTGGAGATGAGACCCTGAGATTCTGGTCCACCTTCGGCCGCAGACCTGGGACCCGAGAAGACGGAGATAATGGAGGTCGGCTTGCCGACTTGGCCATTATTCGCTGA
- a CDS encoding cell division cycle 20-like protein 1, cofactor-APC complex, with translation MATLPEAAGMTGLNHQSAKRAIDESKSHTATPRSSTPPRLDRARLEPRHSHDNATNRALRSNARKSEGARASPFDIDAVDSALLREFQRPQRESTPGASPHRKRQRINGDRFIPTRSGQDLQASFSLLHEDGSPATPSKQKKRTPHGELHFQKTEEANRTFSHLLRAELFETSVPQAATPTLTPTQTLPASSHIPTNDGTRAHTPPTNATAPSLPSSLTPSTPHKNLFSYMSPRHHNQVAGHPTPSKTPQSRHGPNLDTRSEIYSLSPVRFGSQQMLLSPRRQPRAVSKVPYKVLDAPELADDFYLNLVDWGSANILGVGLGSSVYMWNAQTSKVNKLCTLDDDTVTSVSWIQKGTHLAIGTGKGLVQIWDAEKARRLRTMTGHTARVGSLAWNTHILTSGSRDRLIYHRDVRAPDQWLRKLVGHKQEVCGLKWNCEDGQLASGGNDNKLMVWDKLSETPLWKFSDHTAAVKAISWSPHQRGLLASGGGTADRRIIFHDTVKGSVINEIDTGSQVCNIAWSKNSNEIVSTHGYSQNQIVVWKYPSMTQVASLTGHTYRVLYLAMSPDGRTIVTGAGDETLRFWSTFGRRPGTREDGDNGGRLADLAIIR, from the exons ATGGCGACGCTTCCAGAAGCCGCGGGCATGACTGGCTTGaatcatcaatcagcaaAGCGAGCTATCGACGAATCCAAGAGCCATACCGCCACTCCACGCTCATCTACACCTCCCCGCTTAGATCGCGCCCGTTTAGAACCCCGACATAGCCACGATAACGCAACAAACCGTGCTCTACGCAGCAATGCAAGGAAAAGCGAAGGTGCCCGCGCGAGTCCTTTCGACATCGATGCCGTCGATAGTGCGCTGCTCCGAGAGTTTCAACGTCCGCAACGTGAGAGCACCCCAGGTGCTAGCCCCCATCGTAAGCGGCAGCGAATAAATGGCGATCG ATTCATTCCGACCCGCTCTGGCCAGGACCTGCAAGCAAGCTTTAGTCTATTGCATGAGGATGGATCTCCTGCCACACCAtcgaaacaaaagaaacGTACACCGCATGGCGAGCTCCATTTTCAGAAGA CGGAGGAAGCAAACCGGACCTTTTCCCACCTGCTACGTGCTGAGCTCTTCGAGACCTCTGTACCGCAAGCAGCTACCCCAACTCTCACCCCAACCCAAACCCTTCCTGCAAGCTCTCATATTCCCACGAATGATGGCACGCGGGCTCACACTCCTCCCACAAATGCGACAGCTCCATCACTGCCATCGTCATTAACACCTTCTACTCCTCACAAAAATCTCTTCTCGTACATGTCACCTCGACATCACAATCAGGTCGCGGGGCACCCTACTCCCTCAAAGACACCGCAAAGCCGGCATGGTCCCAACCTTGATACTCGGAGTGAGATTTACAGCTTGTCGCCAGTGCGGTTTGGAAGTCAACAAATGCTACTGAGCCCCAGACGTCAACCCAGAGCTGTCAGTAAGGTTCCTTACAAGGTTCTCGATGCTCCCGAACTAGCCGATGACTTTTACCTTAACTTAGTCGACTGGGGAAGCGCCAACATTCTCGGAGTTGGCCTGGGCTCTAGTGTGTACATGTGGAATGCGCAAACTAGCAAAGTCAACAAGCTCTGCACACTTGATGATGACACTGTCACAAGCGTTTCGTGGATTCAAAAAGGTACACACCTTGCTATAGGAACGGGCAAAGGCCTTGTACAAATCTGGGACGCAGAAAAGGCTCGTAGGCTACGAACAATGACCGGACACACAGCAAGAGTAGGTTCTCTCGCTTGGAACACGCACATTCTCACATCTGGATCCCGCGATCGGTTGATCTATCATCGGGATGTGCGGGCCCCGGATCAGTGGCTGAGGAAACTGGTCGGCCATAAACAAGAAGTCTGTGGACTCAAATGGAATTGCGAAGACGGCCAACTAGCAAGTGGTGGCAATgacaacaagctcatggtCTGGGATAAGCTCTCGGAGACACCGCTTTGGAAGTTTTCAGATCACACCGCAGCCGTCAAAGCAATATCGTGGTCGCCCCATCAGCGTGGCCTGCTGGCTTCTGGAGGTGGCACTGCCGACCGTCGCATAATTTTCCACGACACGGTCAAGGGCTCAGTTATCAACGAGATCGATACAGGCAGCCAGGTTTGCAATATTGCTTGGTCGAAAAACTCGAATGAAATCGTATCCACGCATGGATACAGCCAAAATCAGATTGTTGTCTGGAAGTATCCTTCCATGACCCAGGTGGCCAGCCTCACAGGCCACACCTATCGTGTACTTTACTTGGCTATGAGCCCAGATGGCCGAACAATCGTGACTGGCGCTGGAGATGAGACCCTGAGATTCTGGTCCACCTTCGGCCGCAGACCTGGGACCCGAGAAGACGGAGATAATGGAGGTCGGCTTGCCGACTTGGCCATTATTCGCTGA
- a CDS encoding acetyltransferase, producing MQSGQLSFKFVRIWMETLLVMGKVESSPDAYKFSEHYLPWHAHITALTVAPEARRSGIAKILTDQLEVAADAENAWFVDLFVRSSNHRAIALYKNLGYSVFRVVKDYYGDHATDPSRASEDALDMRKPMKRDKDRQHIRDDGETHMVDPEDVW from the exons ATGCAAAGTGGCCAGCTCTCTTTCAAGTTTGtgaggatatggatggaAACATTGTTGG TCATGGGCAAGGTCGAGTCTTCTCCAGACGCCTACAAATTCTCCGAGCATTACCTACCATGGCACGCCCACATAACGGCGCTCACTGTTGCCCCAGAAGCAAGAAGGTCTGGCATTGCAAAGATCCTAACCGATCAGCTGGAAGTCGCagctgatgctgagaacgCCTGGTTCGTGGACTTGTTCGTTCGAAGCAGCAACCACAGAGCCATCGCCCTTTACAAGAATCTGGGCTACAGCGTGTTCCGCGTGGTGAAGGACTATTACGGTGACCACGCTACGGACCCTTCCAGGGCGAGCGAGGATGCACTCGACATGCGCAAGCCCATGAAGCGAGACAAGGATCGTCAGCACAttcgagatgatggagaaacCCATATGGTTGATCCCGAGGATGTTTGGTAA
- a CDS encoding oxidoreductase, which translates to MSLKGKVYALTGGASGIGFATAKVLAKRGATVSIADIDLNAITTATAYFDEQGIEALVSRVDVSQRPQVEDWLDATVQKYGRLDGAANVAGIIGKHHGLRAVAELEDEEWHKIIAVNLTGTMYCLRAQLNRIVDGGSIVNVASIHGIKGFARHGAYDASKHGIVGLTRAAAKENGHREVRVNAVAPGAIYTPLMKKAWDMHNRPEDAAFDEPTAFQRQGTSEECANVIAFLLGPESTFVSGSVYEVDGAWI; encoded by the exons CTTCGCAACCGCCAAAGTTCTTGCAAAACGCGGGGCTACTGTGAGCATCGCCGATATCGACCTCAATGCCATTACAACTGCCACAGCATACTTTGACGAGCAGGGCATCGAGGCGCTAGTTTCCCGTGTCGACGTCTCACAACGGCCCCAAGTTGAGGACTGGCTAGACGCTACTGTTCAGAAATATGGGAGACTCGATGGGGCAGCTAACGTGGCTGGTATCATTGGGAAGCACCACGGTCTTCGTGCCGTAGCGGAACTTGAGGACGAAGAGTGGCATAAGATCATCGCTGTGAACTTGACAGGAACAATGTATTGTCTACGGGCGCAGCTCAACAGGATAGTAGACGGAGgctccatcgtcaacgttGCTTCTATTCATGGCATCAAGG GATTCGCCAGGCACGGCGCCTATGACGCCAGCAAGCACGGAATAGTTGGGCTGACAAGAGCGGCAGCAAAGGAGAACGGCCACCGAGAAGTGCGAGTCAACGCTGTTGCCCCCGGAGCCATATATACCccgttgatgaagaaggcatgGGATATGCACAACCGACCAGAAGACGCCGCTTTCGACGAACCAACTGCCTTCCAGCGCCAAGGTACGTCAGAAGAGTGTGCCAATGTGATAgctttcctcctcggccCTGAGAGTACCTTTGTGAGTGGAAGCGTTTATGAAGTGGATGGAGCCTGGATATGA
- a CDS encoding acetyltransferase — protein MATFRRFQPDDVNKFSKCNLDPFTETYELNFYLQYHAKWPALFQVCEDMDGNIVGYIMGKVESSPDAYKFSEHYLPWHAHITALTVAPEARRSGIAKILTDQLEVAADAENAWFVDLFVRSSNHRAIALYKNLGYSVFRVVKDYYGDHATDPSRASEDALDMRKPMKRDKDRQHIRDDGETHMVDPEDVW, from the exons ATGGCGACGTTTCGGCGGTTTCAACCTGACGATGTGAATAAGTTTTCCAAGTGCAATCTAGACCCTTTCACGGAAACTTACGAGCTCAATTTCTACCTCCAATACCATGCAAAGTGGCCAGCTCTCTTTCAAGTTTGtgaggatatggatggaAACATTGTTGGGTATA TCATGGGCAAGGTCGAGTCTTCTCCAGACGCCTACAAATTCTCCGAGCATTACCTACCATGGCACGCCCACATAACGGCGCTCACTGTTGCCCCAGAAGCAAGAAGGTCTGGCATTGCAAAGATCCTAACCGATCAGCTGGAAGTCGCagctgatgctgagaacgCCTGGTTCGTGGACTTGTTCGTTCGAAGCAGCAACCACAGAGCCATCGCCCTTTACAAGAATCTGGGCTACAGCGTGTTCCGCGTGGTGAAGGACTATTACGGTGACCACGCTACGGACCCTTCCAGGGCGAGCGAGGATGCACTCGACATGCGCAAGCCCATGAAGCGAGACAAGGATCGTCAGCACAttcgagatgatggagaaacCCATATGGTTGATCCCGAGGATGTTTGGTAA